The following DNA comes from Amycolatopsis albispora.
AGCCACCGGCACCGCACGCGCAACCGGAACAACCGGACGGCGCGGGAGCGGGCTCCGGCACGGCCAGCGCGGCCCGGTTGCCGAGCACGCCACCCGCCGCGAGCAGGACCAGCGTGCCGACCACGCCGACCACCGCGGCGATGATCACCCCGCCGACGGTCGGCATGAACAACGCGGCGATCCCGGAGAGCACGCCGATCGCGCCACCGGCCATGGTCGGCAGGCCGGCCACCTTGTTGCCGACGCGGAAGGCCTCGTCGCTGCGCTGGGTGGCGGCGGTGCGCACGCCCGCGCCGCGTTCCCTGGGCAGGCGCTCACGCCAGCCGAGGACTCCGCCCCAGCCGACCAGGACACCGAAGACGATGGGGATCAGCGCGACTACCAGCACGGCACCGAGTTTAAGCGTGATGACCCGGCAACCTGCCGGACACCCTGATCCGCTGTGCTGCACGCCATGCTCAAGCGCCTGTTCGGCACCGCGCTCGCGGCCGCCGTCACCCTGTCACTGATCACCCCGGCCGCCCACGCCGGCCAGCGGGTCCGCCTGGTCGGCGAGCAGATCGTGCCGCACGGCCTGGTCTTCGACGGCACCACCGTCGGCGGCCTGTCCAGCATCGACCGCGACCCGCGCACCGGCGAATACGTGCTGATCAGCGACGACCGGGTGAACGCCCGCTTCTACACCGCCAAGCTCGACCCGGCGGGCTCGTTCGAGATCACCGGCGTGCACCCCTTCAAGCGCCCCGACGGCACCATTTACCCACCACAGGGCGTGGACCCCGAGGAGCTGCGGGTCGACCCGTGGCTGGGCACCTACTACTGGTCGCAGGAGGGTGACCGCACGCCGACCGTGCTGCTGGACCCGTCGGTCCGCGAGGCCCGGCGTGACGGTTCTCACCTGCGCGAACTGCCCCTGCCCGAGGACGTGAAGATGCGGCCGGAGTCGGGGCCGCGGCAGAACTACGGTCCGGAGGGCATGACCTTCGCCGCGCACGGCGCCCTGGTGGTGACCGCGTTCGAAGGCCCGCTGCTGCAGGACGGCCCGGAGGCCACCACCGAGCGCGGCGCCGTCTCGCGGATCCTGGTGCAGGGCCGCTACGGCCCGGTGTTCGCGCAGTACCGCTACCAGCAGGAGCCGATCTTCGCGGCGTCGAACCCGCCGGGCGCGTTCGCCAACAACGGCGTCACCTCGATCCTGGCCGCCGAGCACAACCGGTTCCTGGTGATGGAGCGCTCGTTCGTCACCGGGGTCGGCAACAAGGTGCGCATCTTCGAGATCGACCTGGCCAAGCCGGGCAAGAAGAAGCTGGTGACCGACCTGTCCGCGCTCGGGTTGTCCACTGTGGACAACGTGGAGGGGATGGCATGGGGCCCGCGGCTGCCGTCCGGGGAACGCAGCCTGGTCCTCGTCAGCGACAACAACTTCTCCGCCACCCAGGTCACCCAGGTGATCACCCTCGCGCTGCGCTGACGGGCGGGCGCAAACGCGCTGGCCATGGCGGCTATCATGGTGGGCATGAACACGGCTCGGCTGCTTCTTGGCCTGCCGCGCTGAACCGACGGACGGTTGAGCGCGGCGACCCCTCACGCCTTCTGGCGGAGGGGTCGAGTTGTTTCTGGAGTGCGACACGGAGGACACGGGCCATGACCGAGGCGACCCCGGACACGCCCCAGCATCGCTACACCGCGGCGCTGGCCGGGAAGATCGAGCAGCGCTGGCAGGACTACTGGGCCGACCACGGCACGTACCACGCGCCGAACCCGGTCGGGGCGCTCGCCGAACCCGGCGTGGACGTGCCGTCGGACAAGCTGTTCGTGCAGGACATGTTCCCCTACCCGTCCGGGGCCGGCCTGCACGTCGGGCACCCGCTGGGCTTCATCGCCACCGACGTGTTCGCGCGGTACCACCGGATGATCGGCCGGAACGTGCTGCACACGATGGGCTTCGACGCCTTCGGCCTGCCCGCCGAGCAGTACGCCGTGCAGACCGGCGCGCACCCCCGCAAGACCACCGAAGAGAACATCGAGACCTACCTGCGTCAGATCCGCAGGCTGGGCCTGGGGCACGACGAGCGCCGCCGGGTCTCCACCATCGACCCGGAGTACTACCGCTGGACCCAGTGGATCTTCCTGCAGATCTTCAACTCCTTCTACGACGAGAAGCAGGGCAAGGCCCGCCCGATCGTCGAGCTGGAGGCCGAGTACGCGCAGGACAAGCGGCGTACGCCCGACGGCCGCAACTGGTGCGAGCTGACCCGCGCCGAGCAGCGCGACATCATCGACTCGCACCGGCTGGCCTACATCTCCGAGGCGCCGGTGAACTGGTGCCCCGGCCTGGGCACGGTGCTGT
Coding sequences within:
- a CDS encoding esterase-like activity of phytase family protein codes for the protein MLKRLFGTALAAAVTLSLITPAAHAGQRVRLVGEQIVPHGLVFDGTTVGGLSSIDRDPRTGEYVLISDDRVNARFYTAKLDPAGSFEITGVHPFKRPDGTIYPPQGVDPEELRVDPWLGTYYWSQEGDRTPTVLLDPSVREARRDGSHLRELPLPEDVKMRPESGPRQNYGPEGMTFAAHGALVVTAFEGPLLQDGPEATTERGAVSRILVQGRYGPVFAQYRYQQEPIFAASNPPGAFANNGVTSILAAEHNRFLVMERSFVTGVGNKVRIFEIDLAKPGKKKLVTDLSALGLSTVDNVEGMAWGPRLPSGERSLVLVSDNNFSATQVTQVITLALR
- a CDS encoding SdpI family protein, which translates into the protein MLVVALIPIVFGVLVGWGGVLGWRERLPRERGAGVRTAATQRSDEAFRVGNKVAGLPTMAGGAIGVLSGIAALFMPTVGGVIIAAVVGVVGTLVLLAAGGVLGNRAALAVPEPAPAPSGCSGCACGAGGCGAFSSAANPQGA